Below is a genomic region from Argiope bruennichi chromosome 3, qqArgBrue1.1, whole genome shotgun sequence.
GCACTTTAGATAAGTTTACTGACTTTTCCTTCTTCAACTCCATCACTACATGCatatacatttatgaaattaaaatacaatacaaataatttatcttcatttataataaaagcaaatttatgtGGTTAAGTCTGGATAATAGATAGTTAATAAATTTGGCATATACATACCTTTTAAAAGATGGAAATTTCAAGAAGTGTTTACACAAAATCTTTATtagttaatagattaattaataacACATTTGGATATTTGTAATAACTTTGACATAGTTATTCAGATTAAAGGGAATTTTATAACATCTTCAGTttctaaaaaattccatttaattaatacTGGTACCAGCTTTGTGCAAGTCTCTGTTTTCTCCTTTTCCTCTctgtttctttcaaaaaattggggggggggactAATTGCCAAATGTGAATAATGATAAAAGATTGAGGCATACAAATGATATTGTTCATTCATCATTGAGTTTAAAGGATgcaatttatgcaaaattaaaaatatatatgtataatagaAGTGAGCAAAATAACCcttataccaataaaaaaaaagttattacattTTCCTTATTGAGAAACTTGATAGAAAATCGAAAGCTGTCCCCTCAACTTCTTAAAGCAGAAGAACCACATCATTTCTCTggaaaattactaattttttgcatttcttgcTCCGACTGCGCTATATCGCTCAAAACTTTACGTATTTGCTCGAGTAAACACTCTCCTTTGACAACAAGCTCTTCCAAAGCCCGAGCAGCTTCTATATTCTCAGCATTCAAGTTTTTAATACTGGCTTCTTGAAGTTCAGGATAAGATTCTTCACTCGGTAAACTATCAATTAAAACATCAATATCTTTGGcagttttacaaattaaattagcaaaaatttGGCAATAATCTTCAGGCGGTGGTGGTGGTTTAGGGCCAACTCGATCGAATTCAGGAAATATGCTAGGTGTTGCACATTGCTGCAATACTCCAATGCtgttgcaaatattttctgcttGAGCATTCACAGCATCTTGCAGTTGAGTTAAGCGATCAGCCATATCTGATAAgatgtcaaaaaattaatttactttttcaccTGTCTAAATATAATTGACAAGACAAACTTCTTAGTTGCAAATTATTTACTGTTCTTTGTTATCATGGAGTAGcttcttgaattttctttaaatgcaaacagaaaacatatttagaaaatctCATGTAGAAtgtaacatttcaaattaaaattgcacCATACTGCAAAGCCGGTGAAAGAACGCGTCAAACTTGTTTACTAACCAAACTTGAAATTGAATTCAGTTCCGTTTTCAGAGCATAAACTATGATGCCATTTAGTTTGCAGAGAATTGTTTAAATGTACTACTGCTGACTTACAAATGCGGTAATaggtaatatattaaaattctgctttataaataaatttatataattttttttgcataacagctcaatatttaaattctgtcTCTACAATGCTCTCCTTAATTCATGAAATTAGTCCATAGGTACCATTTGTAGTTCTAAAGGTGAAAAGCCATGCAGATTAACATGCAATTGATAAAAAAGTCGTCCAGTTTTTcgtaatgaatttaatttcatcttcATTTGATACAAAAATCTCAAGCTGCTTATATCTGAAATCTCAGATTACGCATAAGTATTAACATggaaaagttttgtaaaaaatgtttttaggaaGAATTGTATTTGGAATGTCTATTAACATCTTAACTTAATTTTAActctaaaacaaaaagaaagacacagcaaacttttaaaagcattacgaaataaaaatgctggatttaaaactgttttaaccAAAATACTACATTAGCAAAGCCCGCACAGCAAACTTTTAcgatcaaaatataatttttttgtggaTGGACAATGTGCTTTCACGGGCAACTTATTTTGTGTGTTTTTGCAAAAAGTTTTGCACTTGatcgatttttgaattttttttctcaataacttttattaaattaaatatcatggCTAGTGCTAATGCTAGTGCTAGTGCTaatacaaatattcatattttagaaagatttgaaaatacCCTCGATTTTGCTCGACAACAGTTATTAGGTggacttttttcaaaaatcaattgttatattaatttctcTCTAAAGtgcgaaatatattttaaaatacattaatttctaattttttaaaatttcctgctTACccgtttttttttacttcaaataagtTTTCCTTTTTGCATAATTTGAATCTATGTATGTTAATATAATTTGCTACTTTTTGCTTGTAGAAGATCCCCCGGAGCGAGAAAGCCAGAATATTGACCTAAACAGCTTCTGGACTAATTTTAgtgagcaatattttattttcacatatattttcatcaatataagTATGTAGAAGCCTTTTGTGCTTGGAAGGTACTGTAGTACAAATATGCTGTGCACTATTCACAATATAGTATAGCATAATATTGTAGATCTTATTCCCATAgtgtagtttttttcttttctttctttcatttttttgttttttgttaatcGAATCAATAAATGgatcttactttttaattttatttttttacttttctatgaaatattttgtttgtgattttaatttaaagttctcATAATTTGATTATTCAGttacgtattcataatttttatttattttttattatgatctattttatatattatttattttaataatgtactaTTTTGTGACTGTATTGTTGAAAAACTTTACTATGAATGATTAGctttataagatttcattttcagttcATAGATGTGATCATTTATAATCAAAGAGTTTTAATAAAGGATTATTAACCTTaaaactttatatcaaatttcatgttacaTTCATATGTATATATTCATAATCTTTATCTCTGTGAgttagaaaagtttattttgtggGATAGAAATTATGAAATCTGTTGAAAGCATTATGATTTTCTTCTGTGTGAAAATATTAGTAGGGAtaagtttacattttaataaatctcatTTTCAGTATActatatttatgttttgaagtTACATTGATACATTTTTAGGtatcttttttaaaatggaataaagacTGTTACATGCAAAGCTATATAATCAGAGTTTCAATAATCCTTTTAAactcattgaattttattttcttgtattcaaATTTATGATCTACTTTGaagtgcttgatttttttttgttggatccttgaaaagtctttaaaaaatatgagatatatGCATCTAttgttttttgaaagaaaagaaaaagactaTTTGTTACTTTGTTTTGCATTAAGGATTCCACTAACGGCGGCAGGGGAGTGGTGATGCTGCCTGTCATCAGTTTACAAAAGGGGAGAAAATAAATTCTACCATACTTACCAAGGAATCTTAACAAACCTAGTAACCAgaaataatattatgttattcATTATACCTTTGCAGTGCTTAAGTGTAGAACTGAAATTGTTTTGGAAGTGCctagaaatttattattcatattatttttataaagagatATCAAGAAATATTCCCAGCCAGCAAGATAGCCTTAAAATTCTCCTGTGGactaacaaaatacttttatttaagataatttaatgctGCTTTATATATGAGagtgttttgtttaaatttctagctgatattaattgtattagatttaagaaatattttatcggattcaATATATTGttcattctcaaaattatttttttttttttacttattaattgattaaataccCTTCCCCCTAAAAAAAGAGATAAACGTTGgaacaattcatttatttagtgtgtattattttttaaagattcatggGTAGAAAGGAATAATCAGTAATTTGCAGGGTGTGGATAAATTCCCCAGAATTTTGACAGAACTGTATGGTTAGAGAATGTAGCTGCTGCTGTGTGAGTAGCAAAAAGGTGGGTTGATATGTATTGTTCTATGCTGGAAGAGGCAATTTCCTAcacaaaaattttagttatatgaaTTTGTTATAAAGTATAGCAAAGATCTGAAACTACATATGAAACTGATGATTTTCTTGTCATTCACTAAAACTATCCTATCAGAGAGACTGTATAATTTAGACACTTTTGatgcagaaaatttttattctttatatgacTTTCATTGAGTTTATTGGCAATTATGCCCCATAcattttttgtgggaaaaaaaaaaagactttatgtAGCATATGCAGAAAGATATTAATGTTTACTATTTCAGAAGTCCATTAGAGATATTCGACTTCTCTTATTAGTGCTCTTTATTACTATTGTTTTGGCatcaagtaattaaattataaagtcttattttccaaaatttttaaagatatgtaaatttatttgatttaaaaaatttttcatgctaaaagaaatatttttcttatatgattataattgtttatttaatactgaattgcagtaatttttattatttaatatgatataatatttgcATTGAGAACTAGATCAAAAAGCATGATTTATTCAGcctaaagaaaagaaagatttatattttgatatcaaattgagttcggtatttaatttaaataagttttaggGGAGAGGAAGCACATGATTTTTGTAAATACTTGCATTTTGCAATATACTTTATTGGAGGCTTTAAAGTGAATGaggatttgaaaacaaatttatattactgTAGATATTCTTTTGTGcctctgaataaaaataatgaattctcttttcattttttagctGGAGCTACAAAACTTGTTTCTCATGAAGCTACTAAATTTTGTATGGCTTTTGATAGTGATGCCATTATATCTAGTGAAGCATGTCAATCTCTTgtagataaaatagaaaaatcatgtTTAGCTCTTTTAGCAGTGTTTATGAAGCTTTCTAAAACAAAAGGTaagatttaaatgtatattttttctctcaaataaataaatttaaaaatgtgtaaatttaaatcctttattttccttaaaatattttgcttttttaacataaaaaaaaacagtggaaAGTAAAACGCTTAAGTctattaatctataattttattttagctgaataaacataatatttttattctaaattagcTCTTTTGTATTGTTAATTCTGTTTTTTGCTTAATgtgtgtagattttttttttttttaacataagagacattattttgaaatgtttttctatttttcctgCTTCTGTTCTTAACTTTTTGATAAGatagattattttttactgatttgggcacattttacaatatataggttattaaaatttcactgttTTTGTTTTGCTATGTACCAACTAGAAACTCTAATTTCCAACAGCAAGAAATAAATAAGTAGACTCTGTTGTTAAAAAAACCCCCTCTTTTTAGTGTGTGAGAatattatctctattaataataaaggagaatgtgtgTATGAGTCTTGTTCTATAGGACAGACTATTagatctatcaaatttggcataaatatattttagaaagtagaAATGTAAactttgtaacaattttttttttttttgtagaaattgtatttaaaaaattaagtagaattttgaTGTCTTTTAACAAAAGCTTCTGAACTATTTCTAGCTGGACCAGTTGATTCCTAAAATCGGTatactaaagtttaaaaaaaaaaatactttcctatttgaaataaatttatctattcaaGCTTCACTTATGTTTTTTGCATGCTCCTATCTGTTTTACAAGCTTTacttttttgctataaaaatgtgatttttatgatttcattgtCAGGGTTGAAGccacaataaaaatttccaatattttggtttatcagtatttgaattttatgtaatataacttttatgaactatgtttatttaatgataatttatttaaacaaacaattttcttaaaattagatagttaaaatttttaatatacagttttttttttctaaattgagttaatttttttgctattttgattattataggCCTGTCATTTTACAAAGATATTCATACCTATACTCTAAATATTATACaaggaatgaaaaatttatgcaCAGCTATAAGAAATCAAAGGTAAGTTATAATTAGATatgtatttagatattttatttttagcttcaaagtgtcataaaaattttttaattttgtaatcataaatttttagtttttgcattgcaaaatttaataaattttcatgccatctttttaaaaattatttaacttattttataaaatttcatctttagattatgttttaaataaatatcttgttATTATGTTATGTATGTATCTTATAATTATGGTTTAAATATGAGCTATCATTTAGGattattttcatctttatcatgttgttgtttttaaatttctttttagttaacaaagtgaaattcattattaatgataAGTGTTTTCAGATAAtcaaataaaggataaaattatagggcttttaacatttgaatttaaaatttaagaactcTTTAATATTATagctttgatttttattattatcttttgttctttttaattcttcattttcttataaatttgaattcctgTATTTTCACatgtgtttattaataaattagtttgattgttaaattttggatactttaaaattttttctttttttttccattttaaaatttttccttttttcttagcATTAGTATGGTCATCCCATTCCCTAATACGTAAGAATCTGATTTACTTTCagattttctctctttctttgaGTTTCTgcttttcctttttgttttgtttttaataacaaGTGAACAAGTTATCTGTGAAAAGATTCATCGTTCTGTTTAATTCTTGTTTCTTATTCATACTCAAAATCTCTAAATATTGCCTGTGTGTGGTGAAATTTATCCTCCCCTCTCCAGAAATGTTCCAATTATTATAACCTGTTTTTATGTGAAGTATTGTGCACCAGttgattaaaattacattatgtccagaatttaatttctgcaattcaaaatatatctgcaTTAGTATCACTGATGATACTTTTATTTGCAGTGTTATGTGTAGCATAATTCTTACAGATGCTCACTCTCTtctttaaagaatgaataataaaacaattttatcctCCTGTATCTATCAAGTTCActgaattaaattacaaaaatgtaatgcaaGGGAGACATGGGGTAAAACTtatttcaactaataaataaagaaatttttcttgcaCCAAGTTCTATTGATTGAATGTTACATTTTAGGGCAACTAAAGTAGATTTAATCAAGGGAAAATTAGTAGTTTTATATGGTTAGtggttgttttaaatttgaattttggtaTTTCACTGTATCTTTGTTGAGTTCTGGCTCTTcctaaattttcagttttaatttattttttgtgattctgGTTTTTTTACTCTTGGTGTTTCTATCTaagttatatgtattttttttccttccaaaacctcaatttgttgtatttttcctCATGGGGGCTTAATTTTTGCCGGATTGTCCCTTGAAGGGGTGGGGGGTGGGAAATATCTGGTTTGAATTtctggcattttttaaaaatgggtttATTCTTCatgccatatttatttttttcattaaacttttccttttttgtgtgccttttattcctttttttatacacaatttttttctagaaataagctgtatataatttgtttttaaatgctgtAGCATTTGCATACtctaattgcaattttaaaaaaataattttggttactTAATAGCtttgttcctttttaaaaatatttttaaaaaattatttttgaatttttatatcagtttaaagataatttcacTAAAAATGCAATGCAAGAAGGttggttcattttttaaaaaaaagttatagtcAAATAAATAACCGAAAAGAAAGAAGCAAGTCTTGCTGAAGTTTATATGATGTAATCTTTCTTCATTTGAATTGAGCCAATGAATATGAATGTTTACACAATCAATAAGGTAAAAAAAGACAATGTCAGTATcttggaataatttaaaacaacaataaaagtcttatgatttttcttaaaaataaataaaacaaatcactGTTTGGAAATATTTGTGATTAGTAAATATGTGCACTTGCTGCAAGATTCAGCTGTTAAAGA
It encodes:
- the LOC129963337 gene encoding mediator of RNA polymerase II transcription subunit 21-like → MADRLTQLQDAVNAQAENICNSIGVLQQCATPSIFPEFDRVGPKPPPPPEDYCQIFANLICKTAKDIDVLIDSLPSEESYPELQEASIKNLNAENIEAARALEELVVKGECLLEQIRKVLSDIAQSEQEMQKISNFPEK